In uncultured Methanobacterium sp., a genomic segment contains:
- a CDS encoding chitobiase/beta-hexosaminidase C-terminal domain-containing protein — MKKHVIFIALTMAMVLALCGSVSATDINATPLTDYSNIYVKVANDEGVSYNTTGNDTYYIQHLSAPNGGFNAIHIANDSSTTLNYGGSTNSTNQTGTFYATDTGGRGYQDDVVLMVAVNGTIPDNFALHLTVYGYNWTPYGYNNCPQPSEIGSWGITLDETFTKEDFIYGLQNWKPTGGNSNYSIFIGENMSDPNNMFYIMFIDLHAGMLGSNYKYGSNSQFINNGAVQINYTFENLLSFAAFNIYAWNWNTTQGQGMLWTNSILPGQTGGPSGYTVQGTPGPAAAFTYTPTTPLVNQPVQFTDHSTGSTPITYSWNFGDGSTSTLQNPTHTYTTNGTYLVRLNITNALGSNQVAQYVTISNLLVSSSVPSGLYNNSLNVNLTSTDPLAQIYYTTNGTDPTTGSTHYTGPISITNEGVTTLKYLAVDGSSSATGSNVYTIDKTAPTVTASPGGGTYHTAQNITLNTTDYSTTTTYYTADGTDPTVSSNRTVYSNPIPVYTSTTLKYAALDAAGNWSPVYTQIYNMVSTTPPAVSADTVSGNYTTNLNVYLTATDPLDPDPKIYYTLNGTDPTINSTPYEKGVPIDTVGTTILKFFAVNYAGLASNIFTSIYNLDKAPVSGTWSSNLLDSNNIKYNSIVVDSSGYVHIAYSQDAVSGNNPQLKYAYQDASGWHIETVETSQSGSGYWVSLALDSLGNPHLAYEDVFGGAIPYSLRYAYRDGTGWHISVLSGNYSGNIRGDMISAINLLLYQDQPRICYLNGTSYNVEYMYLNGTTWVREDAAIHGGPCISMVLDADGNPKLSFYSISPQSQFGSLRYAERGVNGTWTTTIVDHSAPYVGMSNSLALDSEGIPHIAYTWDNSSEFIVDVKLKYAYWDGVEWVTEDKSISDLNTGACKLIIDASNTPLVIYQDATSSHLEYAYKQGSNWVPITIDTVNKANKLISLALNPSGVPYVSYSTTSYNLKYGYLQPFTVNATLSGGTYNQTQTVAFTSTPGTTVYYTTDGTDPRTSTTKTKYTAPLSVKNTTTFRFAAVDNATNWSAISTETYIILNPVTNNRTGTVYNTIQEAIDSQNTTSGDTLFVNPGNYIENVFLNKTLVLTALGLVYINPANTNLPALVITSNASGSLIQGFIINGTVNNSGVSFDSANNVTLVNNTITGNYVGVKLWNSGNNTISNNTVSGNGWSGICLDTSNGNKITGNTLTGNQEAVFIANSSHNNISSNNALNNIYNGISLISGSNQNTITQNLVQGNGVMGIFIQNSLNNTVSNNRVFNNSWTGICLDGATGNNITGNNVTGNQEGIFAANSAAGNRISQNTLSNNHGNGVNIIQGTGNTVTNNTISNNGVIGIFVQLSSSTTVNGNLVAGNGWSGICLDRATLTNITGNNVTANQEGLFIVASDQNIINFNNVTGNTYDGISILQSSNSTLKGNSVKNNTYSGVFIQNSSQNTIQSNTFSANGWSGVCLDHASGTNATLNNFVNNPEQALAVGGSGNSFNSNYWSDWNTTYPRPIDGDNNITDSNPKTIPY; from the coding sequence ATGAAAAAACACGTAATCTTCATAGCCCTGACCATGGCCATGGTACTGGCACTGTGTGGAAGTGTTTCCGCAACTGACATCAATGCCACCCCACTAACAGATTACAGTAATATCTACGTAAAGGTGGCCAATGATGAAGGAGTCAGTTACAACACTACCGGAAACGATACCTATTATATTCAGCATCTAAGTGCCCCCAACGGGGGATTTAATGCTATTCATATAGCCAATGATTCCTCAACAACCCTGAATTACGGTGGATCCACCAATTCCACCAATCAGACCGGTACCTTCTATGCCACGGATACCGGTGGCCGGGGATACCAGGACGATGTGGTGCTGATGGTGGCAGTTAACGGAACAATTCCCGACAACTTCGCCCTGCATCTAACAGTATATGGATACAACTGGACCCCTTATGGTTATAACAATTGTCCGCAACCCAGTGAGATAGGTTCATGGGGAATAACACTGGATGAAACCTTCACCAAGGAAGATTTCATTTACGGGCTTCAAAACTGGAAACCCACCGGTGGAAACTCAAACTATTCCATATTCATTGGGGAAAATATGAGCGACCCCAATAACATGTTCTATATAATGTTCATAGACCTCCACGCTGGAATGTTAGGTTCTAATTATAAATATGGTAGTAATTCACAGTTCATCAATAACGGGGCAGTGCAGATAAACTACACTTTTGAAAACCTCTTAAGCTTCGCAGCATTTAACATCTATGCCTGGAACTGGAACACAACCCAGGGACAGGGAATGCTCTGGACCAACAGCATCCTACCAGGCCAGACCGGTGGACCAAGCGGTTACACAGTTCAGGGAACTCCTGGACCTGCAGCAGCATTCACCTACACCCCAACCACCCCATTAGTTAACCAGCCAGTTCAGTTCACTGATCACTCCACTGGAAGCACACCCATCACCTACTCCTGGAACTTTGGAGACGGAAGCACTTCAACCCTCCAGAACCCAACCCACACCTACACAACCAACGGCACCTACCTGGTTAGATTAAACATAACTAACGCTCTGGGCAGCAATCAGGTGGCACAATATGTCACTATCAGTAATTTACTGGTCTCATCAAGTGTGCCCAGTGGTTTATACAACAACAGTCTGAACGTTAATTTAACTTCAACAGACCCCTTAGCACAGATATATTACACTACTAATGGTACTGACCCCACCACCGGCAGCACTCATTACACTGGACCTATAAGTATAACCAATGAGGGAGTAACCACCCTGAAGTACCTGGCAGTGGATGGATCATCCAGTGCCACAGGGAGCAATGTATACACCATAGATAAAACAGCACCAACAGTAACTGCCAGCCCAGGGGGAGGTACCTACCATACGGCTCAAAATATCACACTCAACACCACGGACTACAGTACCACCACCACCTATTACACCGCTGATGGCACTGACCCAACTGTTAGCAGTAACCGGACTGTGTACTCAAATCCAATTCCAGTATACACCAGCACCACACTCAAATACGCAGCTTTAGATGCAGCAGGTAACTGGAGCCCGGTTTACACTCAAATTTACAACATGGTTTCCACCACACCTCCAGCAGTTTCAGCAGATACCGTTAGTGGGAATTACACCACCAACCTCAATGTTTACCTAACTGCGACGGATCCATTGGACCCTGATCCAAAGATATATTACACCCTGAATGGTACTGATCCCACCATAAACAGCACACCTTACGAAAAGGGAGTGCCCATAGATACAGTGGGAACCACCATTTTGAAGTTCTTTGCAGTAAATTACGCTGGACTGGCTTCAAACATATTCACCAGTATTTACAACCTGGATAAAGCCCCGGTGAGTGGAACCTGGAGCAGTAACCTGCTTGATTCTAACAATATCAAGTACAACTCCATTGTAGTGGATTCATCTGGCTATGTTCATATTGCATACTCCCAGGATGCAGTTAGTGGAAACAACCCCCAGCTGAAGTATGCCTACCAGGACGCCAGTGGATGGCACATTGAAACTGTGGAAACCTCCCAATCAGGTTCAGGTTACTGGGTTTCCCTGGCCCTGGATTCACTGGGCAACCCTCATTTAGCTTACGAGGATGTTTTCGGAGGGGCCATACCTTACTCCCTGCGATACGCTTACCGGGATGGTACAGGATGGCATATCAGTGTTTTATCCGGGAATTACAGTGGAAACATTCGTGGGGATATGATTTCAGCTATAAACCTTTTATTATATCAGGATCAACCCAGAATCTGCTACTTGAATGGAACATCCTATAACGTAGAATACATGTACCTGAATGGAACCACCTGGGTTCGGGAAGATGCGGCAATACACGGAGGGCCATGTATTTCCATGGTCCTGGATGCAGATGGAAACCCTAAACTCAGTTTCTATAGTATTTCTCCACAATCTCAGTTTGGTAGTTTAAGATACGCTGAAAGGGGAGTAAACGGCACCTGGACTACAACTATTGTAGATCACTCCGCACCCTACGTGGGTATGTCCAATTCCCTGGCCCTTGATTCAGAGGGTATTCCTCACATAGCCTACACCTGGGATAATTCCAGTGAATTTATTGTTGATGTTAAATTAAAATATGCCTACTGGGATGGTGTAGAATGGGTTACTGAAGATAAATCTATCAGTGATTTGAATACAGGTGCATGTAAGTTGATAATTGATGCTTCAAACACTCCTCTGGTTATCTACCAGGATGCTACCAGCAGCCATCTGGAATATGCTTACAAGCAGGGATCAAACTGGGTACCAATCACCATAGACACGGTTAACAAGGCCAATAAATTGATTTCCCTTGCTTTAAATCCATCTGGAGTTCCTTATGTGAGTTATTCAACCACCAGTTACAATTTGAAGTATGGTTATCTCCAACCATTTACTGTGAATGCCACTTTATCCGGAGGTACCTATAACCAGACTCAAACTGTGGCTTTCACTTCAACCCCTGGAACCACAGTATACTACACTACAGATGGTACAGACCCACGGACAAGCACCACTAAAACCAAATACACAGCTCCATTGTCAGTTAAAAATACAACTACCTTCAGGTTCGCTGCGGTTGATAATGCCACCAACTGGAGTGCTATCAGCACAGAAACCTACATCATACTGAACCCGGTAACTAACAACAGAACTGGAACTGTTTACAACACTATCCAGGAAGCTATTGACAGTCAAAACACAACCAGTGGAGATACCCTGTTTGTTAATCCTGGAAATTACATAGAAAATGTGTTCTTGAACAAGACCCTGGTACTAACTGCTTTGGGCCTGGTCTACATTAATCCAGCCAATACCAACTTACCTGCACTGGTTATCACTAGTAATGCCAGTGGTAGTCTGATTCAGGGATTCATCATTAACGGTACAGTTAATAATTCAGGTGTGAGTTTTGACTCGGCAAACAATGTAACACTGGTTAATAACACCATAACTGGAAACTACGTGGGTGTTAAATTATGGAATTCCGGAAACAACACCATTAGCAACAATACAGTTAGTGGTAATGGATGGAGTGGTATCTGTCTGGATACCAGTAACGGTAACAAAATCACCGGTAACACTTTAACCGGTAACCAGGAGGCAGTATTCATTGCCAACAGTTCACACAACAATATAAGTAGCAATAACGCACTGAACAATATTTACAATGGAATCAGCCTGATATCTGGCAGTAATCAGAATACCATAACTCAAAATCTGGTTCAGGGTAATGGTGTTATGGGAATATTCATCCAGAACAGTTTAAACAACACAGTATCAAATAACAGGGTCTTTAATAACTCCTGGACTGGGATATGCCTTGATGGTGCAACTGGAAACAACATTACCGGTAACAATGTGACTGGTAACCAGGAGGGTATTTTCGCAGCCAACAGTGCAGCAGGAAACAGAATAAGTCAGAACACCCTGAGTAACAACCATGGAAATGGTGTAAACATTATCCAGGGCACTGGTAACACAGTTACCAACAATACAATTTCAAATAATGGTGTTATTGGTATTTTTGTGCAGCTTAGTAGTTCAACAACAGTCAACGGCAATCTGGTGGCTGGAAATGGTTGGAGTGGTATCTGCCTTGACCGGGCCACTTTAACCAACATCACTGGAAATAATGTAACTGCTAACCAGGAAGGGTTATTCATTGTGGCCAGTGACCAGAACATCATTAACTTTAACAATGTAACTGGGAACACTTATGATGGTATCAGCATCCTTCAAAGCAGTAACTCCACTTTAAAAGGAAATTCTGTTAAGAACAACACTTATAGTGGTGTTTTCATACAGAATTCCAGTCAGAACACCATCCAGAGTAACACTTTCAGTGCCAATGGTTGGAGTGGGGTCTGTCTGGACCATGCATCTGGTACCAATGCCACATTGAACAACTTCGTAAACAACCCTGAACAGGCACTGGCAGTGGGTGGAAGTGGTAATTCCTTTAACAGTAACTACTGGAGTGACTGGAACACCACTTACCCTAGGCCGATCGATGGTGACAACAACATTACAGACTCAAATCCCAAAACAATACCCTATTGA
- a CDS encoding NosD domain-containing protein, whose amino-acid sequence MLKRKNKSVMFILFALFFCIFATGTVSAADAPSANFTANTTNGFAPLTVQFTDTSTGNPTSWNWDFGDNATSTEQNPTHTYTTVGARNVTLSVANSDGSSTLKKTNYITAWNITSPLISYNGITFYVANDAGVKYDMPDGVTTAAQYGGVYPYVANTYYISEGAGGTNPIQISTSSSNQAGQITNTNNQTGSFYIVFSGGITHLDDAILMLAVNGTIPDDFSITITSSGYTYTLPAAATTNPDTTKLTNVTYVTGALNETFYKDDFIYGTQSWRPCNVANNPMYYPGEDMNSPDSQFHIMFIDLNVGAFKYNAAYPAGITSLINNGAITVNYTFNNLQSFAVFGAYGWFSACNWGTGIPQSNYYVQSGYNVMGSVPVAPVANFTATPTSGVEPVDVQFTDNSSNNPTSWAWDFGDGATSTEKNPNHTYTTPGTYTVTLTATNSAGNNTLTQTNLITVNWAAPTASFTSNATSGFAPLDVQFNDGSKGAVTGWLWDFGDGTTSTEQNPTHTYLNSGTYTVTLTVTGPGGNSTVTQTNYISAFNSTAPSVTATPDAGAYNSNQTVTLTSDQPGSSIYYTTDGSDPTDASNPNRTPYTVPIQVLNNTILNFAAVNTGGVWSARYNKTYTILQQDIYVSPTGSDSTGNGTASNPYATIQTGLNNVVSGGTVHLLAGTYTGTGNRAITIAQNVNIVGDNQLNTIIDAQLLSNIFTINSGVTVTITNLTFENGTTTKGGAIYNGGTLNTINCTFINNKATNGLQSGGAICNYGDALNVTGCSFINNTGAGPGGAICDWLGTLYVSNCTFIGNKVTGTGNGGGAINIRITATLINSTFIGNTASRYGGAIQSSGTIPLVSGCTFINNTAAYLGGAIYNSGTITLIENSNFTGNNQTSTATDYGGGAIFNSVTITAINNCVFVNNTAARGGAIFSKGNANTIVNVYYSSFVNNIATLSGWGDAICCYTGVVNATYNWWGTNNSPASQIMATYQPPGTVYYNNWLYMTETVNPTALVNGGTATVTVSFNNIWNGSAVVSIDPASGHIVDGTLVNFSSLLGSFDHATVSTVNGVATCVFTAANLGAGFVNATTNSQTLSTNVTVVGIVNERTNATYTSIQAMIDDVNTLAGDVITFYTGSYTENIVLSKSLIFNASGVVHLIPLDASQPALTITNSGSGSVIQGFIINGSLNSSGVSLDSASNVTLINDTVSGNYVGVKFWNSTNNSLINNTVVGNGWSGICLDTSNANTIYGNTLSGNQEGLFVANSAGNIIFNNTASGNAYTGISIIGGSDNLLQGNLVQGNGVSGILIQGSANNNLTGNTAQNNSWSGICLDGATGNNLIDNNVAYNQEGIFAANSASGNTINFNTVSGNLGNGISLIQGTGNTIDSNNVTSNGVSGVFVQQSGTTEVYGNTIENNSWSGICLDTVTGSSVTGNYVAYNQEGIFMVNSQNNGVSFNQVKNSTYTGISVLSGSDNNTFIGNTASGNGVSGIFVQSSDLNTLQGNTLQNNTWSGVCLDRATNTQAVYNNFENNPEQALAVGGSGNSFDSNYWSDWPYTFARPIDGDNNISDANPQPEPIKGGA is encoded by the coding sequence ATGTTAAAACGCAAAAATAAGTCCGTAATGTTTATTTTATTTGCATTGTTTTTTTGCATCTTTGCAACGGGAACTGTTAGCGCAGCTGATGCCCCATCTGCCAACTTTACGGCTAACACTACCAATGGTTTTGCTCCATTGACAGTGCAGTTCACCGACACTTCAACCGGTAACCCTACCAGTTGGAACTGGGATTTCGGTGACAACGCAACTTCAACCGAGCAGAACCCGACTCACACCTACACTACAGTGGGCGCTCGTAACGTTACATTGAGTGTGGCTAACAGTGATGGCAGTAGTACTCTGAAAAAGACTAACTACATCACTGCCTGGAATATAACCAGTCCACTCATAAGCTACAATGGAATCACATTCTACGTGGCCAATGATGCTGGAGTGAAGTATGACATGCCCGATGGTGTGACCACAGCAGCCCAGTACGGTGGAGTCTACCCATACGTGGCTAACACTTACTACATATCAGAGGGTGCTGGTGGAACTAATCCGATTCAAATATCAACCAGTAGTTCCAATCAGGCAGGTCAGATAACCAACACCAACAATCAGACTGGTAGTTTTTACATAGTCTTCAGTGGTGGAATCACTCACCTGGATGATGCTATCCTGATGCTGGCGGTCAACGGTACCATACCCGATGACTTCAGTATAACCATTACCTCAAGTGGTTACACTTACACTTTACCTGCTGCTGCAACTACCAATCCGGATACCACCAAGCTCACTAATGTGACCTATGTTACTGGTGCCCTGAATGAGACATTTTATAAGGATGATTTCATTTACGGAACCCAGAGCTGGAGGCCGTGTAATGTAGCTAATAATCCTATGTACTATCCTGGTGAGGATATGAACAGTCCTGACAGTCAGTTCCACATCATGTTCATTGACCTGAATGTGGGTGCGTTTAAATATAACGCAGCATATCCTGCAGGAATTACCAGCCTCATCAATAACGGTGCTATAACCGTGAATTACACCTTCAACAACCTGCAGTCCTTTGCAGTGTTCGGTGCATACGGTTGGTTCTCAGCATGTAACTGGGGAACAGGTATCCCTCAGTCCAACTACTATGTGCAGAGTGGATACAATGTAATGGGAAGTGTTCCTGTAGCTCCTGTTGCTAACTTCACCGCAACCCCAACCAGCGGAGTAGAACCAGTGGATGTTCAGTTCACTGACAACTCAAGTAACAACCCTACCAGCTGGGCATGGGACTTTGGTGATGGTGCAACCAGCACAGAAAAGAACCCAAATCACACCTACACTACACCTGGAACATACACCGTAACTTTAACCGCTACCAACAGCGCTGGTAACAACACCTTAACCCAGACCAATTTAATAACCGTGAACTGGGCTGCTCCTACAGCAAGCTTCACCAGTAACGCTACCAGTGGATTTGCACCTCTAGATGTGCAGTTCAATGATGGGTCCAAGGGTGCTGTGACAGGATGGTTATGGGACTTTGGTGATGGTACAACCAGTACCGAACAGAACCCAACACACACCTACCTCAACTCAGGAACTTACACTGTAACTTTAACTGTAACTGGTCCTGGAGGTAACAGCACTGTAACTCAAACAAATTATATATCAGCATTTAACAGCACTGCTCCTAGCGTGACTGCCACACCGGATGCAGGTGCATACAATTCAAATCAAACTGTCACCCTAACCAGTGACCAGCCAGGCAGCAGTATTTATTACACTACTGATGGTAGTGACCCAACCGATGCATCCAATCCCAACAGAACCCCTTACACTGTGCCGATTCAGGTCTTGAACAACACGATCCTGAACTTTGCAGCCGTGAATACTGGAGGAGTTTGGAGTGCAAGGTACAATAAAACCTACACTATCCTGCAGCAGGACATATATGTCTCACCAACAGGTAGTGACTCAACTGGTAATGGAACAGCAAGTAATCCGTATGCTACAATTCAGACTGGATTGAATAATGTTGTTTCTGGTGGTACTGTGCATTTACTTGCAGGGACTTATACTGGAACAGGAAACAGGGCAATAACTATTGCTCAAAATGTTAATATTGTAGGTGATAATCAACTCAACACCATAATCGACGCACAGCTCTTAAGTAACATATTCACCATTAATTCAGGTGTAACTGTTACAATAACAAATTTAACATTTGAAAACGGAACAACAACTAAGGGTGGTGCAATATATAATGGCGGTACTTTAAATACCATTAATTGTACTTTCATTAACAATAAAGCGACTAATGGTCTACAGTCTGGTGGTGCTATCTGTAATTATGGTGATGCTTTAAATGTAACGGGTTGTAGTTTCATCAATAACACTGGAGCTGGTCCTGGTGGTGCTATCTGTGATTGGCTTGGTACCTTGTATGTGAGTAACTGTACTTTCATAGGTAACAAAGTAACAGGAACTGGTAATGGTGGTGGTGCCATCAATATTAGGATTACTGCTACTTTGATTAACAGTACTTTCATAGGTAACACTGCTAGCAGATATGGTGGTGCCATCCAGAGTAGTGGTACTATTCCTTTGGTTTCTGGTTGTACTTTCATAAACAACACAGCAGCCTATTTGGGTGGTGCTATCTATAACAGTGGTACTATTACTCTGATTGAAAATAGCAACTTCACAGGTAATAACCAAACTAGCACTGCAACTGATTATGGGGGTGGCGCAATATTCAATTCAGTCACTATAACTGCGATTAATAACTGTGTTTTCGTGAATAACACAGCAGCTAGAGGTGGCGCTATTTTCAGTAAAGGAAATGCGAATACTATTGTCAATGTATACTACAGTTCCTTTGTGAACAATATTGCAACCCTCAGTGGGTGGGGAGATGCGATTTGTTGTTATACTGGTGTTGTGAACGCTACCTACAATTGGTGGGGCACAAATAACAGTCCTGCAAGCCAAATTATGGCCACTTACCAACCTCCAGGTACTGTTTACTACAATAATTGGTTGTACATGACTGAAACAGTTAACCCGACTGCTTTAGTTAATGGTGGAACTGCTACTGTAACTGTGAGCTTCAACAACATTTGGAATGGATCTGCTGTGGTTAGTATTGACCCTGCTAGTGGACACATTGTGGATGGAACTCTGGTGAACTTTAGTAGTTTACTGGGTAGTTTTGACCACGCAACTGTGAGTACAGTTAACGGTGTGGCCACTTGTGTGTTTACTGCCGCTAATTTGGGTGCTGGATTTGTTAATGCCACCACAAACAGTCAAACTCTTTCAACCAATGTGACTGTGGTGGGAATAGTTAATGAAAGGACCAACGCAACTTACACCAGTATTCAAGCCATGATTGATGATGTGAATACCCTTGCAGGTGATGTAATTACCTTCTACACTGGTAGTTACACTGAAAACATCGTTTTAAGCAAGAGTTTAATATTCAATGCTTCCGGTGTGGTTCATCTGATCCCATTAGATGCCTCACAGCCAGCGCTTACCATAACCAACAGTGGTAGTGGTAGTGTGATTCAGGGATTCATCATCAATGGTTCTTTAAATAGTTCTGGTGTTAGCCTGGACTCTGCAAGCAACGTGACCCTGATAAATGACACTGTAAGTGGAAACTACGTCGGTGTTAAATTCTGGAACTCCACAAACAACTCCCTCATCAACAACACAGTTGTTGGTAACGGTTGGAGTGGAATCTGCCTGGACACCAGTAATGCAAACACCATCTATGGAAACACCTTGTCCGGTAACCAGGAAGGTTTATTTGTTGCCAACAGTGCAGGAAACATAATATTCAATAACACTGCCTCTGGCAATGCTTACACTGGAATATCCATAATCGGTGGTAGTGACAACCTGTTACAGGGCAACCTTGTCCAGGGTAATGGTGTTAGTGGAATTCTAATCCAGGGTAGTGCAAACAACAACCTGACTGGTAACACAGCACAGAACAACTCCTGGAGTGGAATATGCCTTGATGGAGCTACTGGAAACAATTTAATTGATAACAACGTGGCTTACAATCAGGAAGGTATTTTCGCAGCTAACAGTGCCTCAGGAAACACTATAAACTTTAACACTGTATCCGGTAACCTTGGAAATGGTATCAGCCTTATTCAGGGAACTGGGAACACCATAGACAGTAACAATGTCACATCCAACGGTGTATCTGGTGTTTTCGTGCAGCAGAGTGGTACAACTGAGGTTTATGGCAACACTATTGAGAATAATAGCTGGAGTGGAATCTGTCTGGACACCGTAACTGGATCTAGTGTAACTGGAAACTACGTGGCCTACAATCAGGAAGGTATCTTCATGGTTAACAGCCAGAACAATGGCGTTTCATTCAACCAGGTGAAAAACAGTACCTACACTGGAATCAGTGTTCTAAGCGGTTCTGATAACAACACCTTCATCGGCAACACTGCAAGTGGTAACGGGGTTAGTGGAATCTTTGTTCAAAGCAGTGACCTGAATACACTTCAGGGCAACACTCTCCAGAACAATACCTGGAGTGGTGTCTGCCTGGACAGAGCAACCAACACACAGGCGGTATACAACAACTTCGAGAACAACCCTGAACAGGCCCTGGCAGTAGGTGGATCTGGTAACTCCTTTGACAGTAATTACTGGAGTGACTGGCCTTACACCTTCGCCCGACCTATAGACGGGGACAACAACATCTCGGATGCCAACCCTCAACCAGAACCAATTAAAGGTGGAGCATAA